A genomic segment from Montipora foliosa isolate CH-2021 chromosome 9, ASM3666993v2, whole genome shotgun sequence encodes:
- the LOC137971398 gene encoding uncharacterized protein: MNSDSDSDLAEALDEFEQIGGAAPGRFVFERLPVVERRSVRLGVRERVFQLRPRQIGAFIPRQRLTDALVQGLRTALDDLINDQDIPDGDRIYIALSSNRITNAYNGWGLRAGEWRAQGPRVDALLGNLSHMLNSNEQFEMDDSFTLSFVHVRGAPTGSGYKRKHLPGHQASTRLREFKRCVLRVPQDDQNLCCPRAIALARGVHQHRDDPPRRRQWTRWNHRRMTRAAQELLEEVGLPPQPCGPEQLQQLVTAPSLQDYTLVVVDANRAYACFAYGRGDTLLGLLHEDGHYDALSSLPGFFGQDYFCSQCFQAYHHLGQHACRNNRTHHCGACLQNGCPDYTEAYRQYRSAQTPCILCGRSFYGDTCLQTHRTKTQTGQPVDAEHPSVCATRRQCKECHHTLRGLKEIRTHRCGYRKCSCCKNDVDVHAHRCFLQVEKTPAEERRLTRQRLSFQRILNQGLAPLLENDAAGLHAFLAGDNDDDDEEDDEEPPLHVFFDIESMQVEGRHVPNLVVAEIEDDDRPVSFRDPHDCLFHFLEWLETLTENGTRPLTVIAHNFKGYDSYPIIDELHRQKRDLEQIRNGGKVLQLTYPHEQTTIRFIDSLSFFQMPLSDFPKTFGLTELKKGYFPHLFNTPEHQTYVGQLPDKAFYMPDGMSVKKRRDFDTWYDDQAAREVVFDFQAELLAYCQSDVKLLKQGCLTFMRDFQGRAEFNPFEQMTVASACNRYLRMHCMEEETIASEPLLGWRGRVNHSQASMEWLTWNEHHLRQRAYLALSPEEHENHEALARAYGQYDAYHPLHRQRIQHARNEGEYRIPGTRYTVDGYDADTKTVYEFCGCFWHGCRTCHPQRTDVHPTLLDRTMDEVRALVDKKRTFLINRGYQVVTMWECTWNTLKQTNQDIMTFLARQHLQAPLEPRDAFYGGRTNAVRLYAHVDEEKEEEIRYDDYTSLYPWVNKYGTYPLGHPTFLYEPDTTDLSPYFGLAKCTVLPPQRLYHPVLPYRSHDKLTFPLCRTCVEENISKPLLEKTHACHHTDEERVLVGTWCTPELDMAVQKGYVIQHVHEVWHFNQQRTGLFQSYVNTWLQIKEEASGWPEGCTTPDQKQAHIDAYYAREGIRLDPTKIAKNPGLRALAKMMLNSMWGKFGQRINKTQVREFTEPQSFIEFLDSDQHDVRYVSSLTEDRVEVHYKLQTHDVLPSPNLNIFIAAFTTCHARLRLYRALDHLGERVLYFDTDSVVYLHRPGDPPLDPPRGAYLGDFKDELDAGDHIVEFCSGGPKNYGYKTKNGHVVCKVRGFSLNVEGMTQLNYEVLRQNTLDELHRPLDRPRTTRVTQSHTIQRNAKTYTLETQPSHKEYRLVYSKRVLDPTTAQTYPYGYERFTEEDLDLAQVLADLFA, from the coding sequence ATGAATAGTGATAGTGACAGTGACTTGGCTGAAGCACTCGACGAGTTTGAACAAATTGGAGGTGCCGCTCCAGGACGTTTCGTCTTTGAAAGACTCCCTGTGGTCGAACGACGTAGTGTCCGTCTCGGCGTTCGTGAACGCGTCTTTCAACTTCGCCCTCGACAGATAGGAGCGTTCATCCCCCGACAACGTCTGACGGATGCCCTCGTACAAGGTCTTCGTACCGCTCTAGATGACTTAATCAACGATCAAGACATTCCCGATGGCGATCGCATTTACATCGCTCTATCCTCCAACCGTATTACCAATGCTTACAACGGTTGGGGACTGCGGGCCGGAGAATGGCGCGCTCAAGGTCCGCGCGTGGATGCTTTACTCGGGAATCTTTCCCACATGCTCAACTCGAACGAACAATTCGAAATGGACGATTCCTTCACCCTCTCCTTCGTTCACGTACGTGGGGCTCCCACCGGTTCCggttacaaaagaaaacatttaccaGGGCATCAAGCGTCGACGCGACTCAGAGAATTCAAGCGCTGTGTCTTACGTGTTCCACAGGATGACCAGAATCTATGCTGTCCACGCGCCATCGCTCTGGCTCGAGGGGTCCATCAACATCGAGACGATCCCCCACGTCGACGACAATGGACCCGCTGGAACCATCGTCGCATGACACGAGCGGCTCAAGAACTTCTAGAGGAAGTCGGTCTTCCTCCTCAACCCTGCGGTCCCGAACAACTTCAACAACTCGTCACCGCTCCCAGTCTTCAAGACTACACCCTCGTGGTCGTAGATGCCAACCGCGCTTATGCTTGTTTTGCTTACGGTCGTGGGGACACGTTGTTAGGACTCTTACACGAAGACGGTCATTACGATGCCTTGTCTTCCTTACCTGGTTTCTTCGGCCAAGATTATTTTTGCAGCCAGTGTTTCCAAGCCTACCATCATTTGGGTCAGCATGCCTGCCGTAACAATCGAACCCATCATTGCGGCGCCTGCTTGCAAAACGGATGTCCTGATTATACTGAGGCCTACCGACAGTACCGCTCGGCTCAGACCCCCTGTATTCTCTGTGGACGTTCTTTCTACGGAGACACGTGTCTCCAAACCCATCGGACCAAGACCCAGACCGGTCAACCCGTGGATGCTGAACATCCTTCCGTCTGTGCCACCCGTCGTCAGTGTAAAGAATGTCACCACACGTTACGTGGTCTCAAAGAGATCCGAACTCATCGTTGCGGGTATCGGAAATGTTCGTGCTGCAAGAATGACGTCGACGTTCATGCCCATCGATGTTTCTTACAAGTCGAAAAGACTCCCGCCGAAGAACGACGTTTGACACGGCAGCGACTCTCCTTCCAAAGGATCCTGAACCAAGGACTGGCGCCTCTCTTAGAAAACGACGCCGCTGGCTTGCACGCTTTCCTGGCGGGCgataacgacgacgacgacgaggaGGACGATGAGGAACCACCCTTGCACGTTTTCTTTGACATTGAGAGTATGCAAGTCGAGGGACGTCACGTGCCCAATCTCGTAGTGGCCGAAATAGAAGACGACGATCGTCCCGTCTCGTTCCGAGATCCTCACGACTGTCTCTTTCACTTTCTGGAATGGTTAGAAACCCTCACCGAAAACGGAACGCGACCCCTGACGGTCATCGCTCATAATTTCAAAGGGTATGACAGTTATCCCATCATCGATGAACTCCACCGGCAAAAGAGAGACCTGGAACAAATCCGAAACGGTGGGAAAGTCCTCCAACTCACCTACCCACACGAACAAACGACCATACGCTTCATCGATTCGCTCTCCTTCTTCCAGATGCCGCTGAGCGATTTCCCCAAGACGTTCGGGCTCACCGAGCTCAAGAAAGGATACTTTCCACATCTGTTCAATACCCCCGAACATCAGACGTATGTAGGCCAACTTCCCGACAAAGCCTTCTACATGCCCGACGGCATGTCCGTCAAGAAACGTCGCGATTTCGATACCTGGTACGACGACCAAGCGGCACGAGAGGTCGTCTTTGATTTTCAAGCCGAACTTTTAGCTTACTGCCAATCGGACGTGAAACTCTTGAAACAAGGATGTCTCACGTTCATGCGGGATTTTCAAGGACGCGCTGAATTCAATCCCTTTGAACAAATGACGGTCGCCTCTGCCTGCAATCGCTACTTGCGTATGCACTGTATGGAAGAAGAGACCATCGCTTCCGAACCTCTCCTAGGATGGCGAGGTCGTGTCAATCATTCCCAAGCCTCTATGGAATGGTTGACTTGGAACGAACACCATCTACGACAACGCGCCTACCTGGCCCTCTCGCCGGAAGAACACGAGAACCACGAAGCCCTAGCTCGTGCCTACGGACAGTACGACGCGTATCATCCCTTGCATCGCCAACGTATCCAGCATGCTCGGAACGAGGGCGAGTACCGTATTCCTGGTACCCGATACACGGTCGACGGTTACGATGCCGATACCAAGACCGTTTACGAATTCTGTGGGTGTTTCTGGCACGGATGTCGGACTTGTCATCCCCAACGCACCGATGTGCATCCGACCTTACTCGATCGCACCATGGACGAGGTCCGTGCTCTCGTCGACAAGAAACGTACGTTCCTCATCAACCGTGGGTACCAAGTCGTGACCATGTGGGAATGTACCTGGAACACTCTCAAACAAACCAACCAGGACATCATGACCTTTCTAGCCCGTCAACACCTCCAAGCCCCCTTGGAACCACGCGACGCTTTTTACGGGGGTCGGACCAATGCCGTACGTCTCTACGCGCACGTCGACGAGGAGAAGGAGGAAGAGATCCGATACGACGATTACACGTCCTTGTATCCTTGGGTCAACAAGTACGGCACCTATCCACTCGGTCATCCCACCTTCCTCTACGAACCCGACACCACCGATCTCTCGCCTTATTTTGGTTTGGCCAAATGTACCGTCCTTCCACCCCAACGTCTCTACCATCCCGTATTGCCTTACCGCAGCCACGACAAACTCACATTTCCCTTATGTCGTACCTGCGTCGAAGAGaacatttccaaacctcttttGGAAAAGACGCATGCCTGTCATCACACGGACGAAGAACGTGTTCTCGTCGGTACTTGGTGCACCCCCGAACTCGACATGGCCGTACAGAAAGGTTACGTCATCCAACATGTGCACGAAGTATGGCATTTCAATCAGCAACGTACGGGACTTTTCCAATCCTACGTGAACACGTGGCTCCAAATCAAAGAAGAAGCCAGCGGTTGGCCCGAAGGATGCACCACCCCGGATCAGAAACAAGCTCACATCGATGCCTACTATGCTCGGGAAGGCATTCGTCTCGATCCCACCAAGATCGCAAAGAACCCTGGACTCCGAGCCCTGGCTAAGATGATGCTCAACTCCATGTGGGGTAAGTTCGGGCAGCGGATCAACAAGACTCAGGTCCGAGAATTCACCGAACCTCAATCGTTCATCGAGTTCCTCGACAGCGATCAACACGATGTCCGTTACGTCAGTTCCTTGACCGAAGATCGGGTCGAAGTCCATTACAAACTCCAAACACACGATGTCTTGCCTTCACCCAACCTCAACATCTTCATTGCCGCCTTCACCACCTGTCATGCCCGACTCCGTCTGTATCGAGCCCTCGATCATCTCGGGGAACGCGTCCTCTACTTCGACACCGACTCGGTCGTCTATCTCCATCGTCCTGGCGACCCACCTTTGGATCCTCCACGAGGCGCCTATCTCGGCGACTTCAAGGACGAATTGGACGCGGGCGATCACATTGTGGAATTCTGTTCGGGCGGTCCCAAGAACTACGGTTACAAGACCAAGAACGGGCACGTCGTATGCAAGGTCCGCGGTTTCTCCCTCAACGTCGAAGGGATGACTCAACTGAATTACGAGGTCTTGCGTCAAAACACTCTGGATGAATTACATCGTCCTCTAGACCGACCGCGTACCACGCGTGTCACGCAATCTCACACCATTCAAAGAAATGCCAAGACCTACACTTTGGAAACCCAACCTTCTCACAAAGAGTACCGGCTCGTCTACTCCAAACGGGTCCTGGATCCCACCACGGCCCAGACCTACCCTTACGGTTACGAACGGTTCACCGAAGAGGATCTGGATCTCGCTCAAGTTTTAGCGGACCTATTTGCTTAA
- the LOC137971399 gene encoding uncharacterized protein, with protein MIRQPSSTMIVGPSGSGKTQLTEALLTEGDVFEGGRTKPCHYCYAVWQPRFERMKGRGIRFHEGIPDISDLRQWFGKSQGGILVLDDLMDEGGNDKRVLDLFTRESHHRNITVLYLCQDLFPPGKYAKTISRNAHYLFVFKNPRDQSGFRALTLQAFPDRWRDVLRLFERCTQRPYGYIMMDLHPASDDRYRLFSCVTPSDGPTQVWKRE; from the coding sequence ATGATACGACAACCCAGTAGTACGATGATCGTCGGTCCCTCGGGGAGTGGCAAGACGCAATTGACCGAAGCCCTCTTGACGGAAGGCGATGTCTTTGAAGGAGGTCGGACCAAACCGTGTCATTACTGCTATGCCGTATGGCAACCGCGTTTCGAACGGATGAAAGGTCGTGGGATCCGATTTCACGAAGGGATCCCTGACATTTCGGATCTTCGACAATGGTTCGGAAAAAGTCAAGGTGGCATCCTGGTCTTGGACGATCTCATGGACGAAGGAGGGAACGACAAACGCGTGTTGGATCTCTTCACCCGAGAATCGCATCATCGGAACATCACGGTGTTGTATTTGTGTCAAGACTTATTTCCACCCGGCAAGTATGCCAAGACCATCTCCAGGAATGCCCATTATCTCTTTGTGTTCAAGAATCCTAGAGATCAATCGGGATTTCGAGCCTTGACGTTACAAGCCTTTCCCGATCGATGGCGTGACGTCCTTCGTCTCTTCGAGCGGTGTACGCAACGCCCGTACGGGTATATAATGATGGACCTTCATCCCGCTTCAGACGATCGGTACCGACTGTTCAGTTGTGTGACACCGTCAGATGGTCCGACCCAAGTGTGGAAACGTGAATGA
- the LOC137971400 gene encoding uncharacterized protein F54H12.2-like translates to MSVELFTMPSTDITVDSYRMIPYSAAMTGIVPITFTVPGLDEFVDLGRSFFEIELKLNSAATNGIVADTNASSDADDTKFMYVTNNLAHGLFKQINLRLGGVLMSEQTDTYMYKAFIETLLNYSRDEGDTLLAPQGWVNYLNVEEQLAASGANDDISTTAGWAHNSTNALKTATKLFYSNNKATMIMYPHLAAMRTGRLLVPRVEMVMELFCNTPDFFLFGTKTSGTGVKKYVTLGAGDIKVTFHLCRVNLNVSVGNELMAKIDVKGQMANYPMVKSQIRTFSFDGKTTLWTEDQIFTGRLPDRLVIGLLDSKAFNGDLEYYPYAFQDFGVKSIRQLVGGEEYPYPTLELNGTNTRKDWLGYQRLLETSGSLANHRPHMIQPGDWGYGKNCTLFMFNNVPSGNADSPYHRNPKQKGKLRLEIRFNTAPDKNITILVFGEFEDNFQAGTNGNVLYQKYE, encoded by the coding sequence ATGAGTGTGGAACTGTTTACCATGCCGTCGACGGACATCACGGTCGATTCGTACCGGATGATCCCGTATAGTGCCGCCATGACGGGCATCGTGCCCATCACCTTTACCGTTCCCGGTTTGGACGAATTTGTGGATTTGGGACGTAGTTTTTTCGAAATCGAACTGAAACTGAATTCGGCGGCGACCAATGGCATTGTGGCCGATACCAATGCCTCCTCGGATGCCGACGACACCAAGTTTATGTACGTCACCAACAATCTGGCCCACGGTCTCTTCAAGCAGATCAATCTACGGTTGGGTGGTGTCTTGATGAGCGAACAGACGGATACGTACATGTACAAGGCTTTCATCGAGACCCTCTTGAATTACAGTCGAGACGAAGGCGATACGTTGTTGGCCCCTCAAGGTTGGGTGAATTACCTGAACGTGGAAGAACAGCTGGCGGCCTCGGGAGCCAATGACGACATTTCCACCACAGCCGGATGGGCACACAACAGTACGAACGCTTTGAAGACAGCCACCAAACTGTTTTACAGCAATAATAAAGCCACCATGATCATGTATCCTCATCTGGCTGCCATGCGAACAGGACGTTTGTTAGTCCCTCGCGTAGAAATGGTGATGGAACTCTTTTGCAACACCCCGGACTTTTTCCTGTTTGGGACCAAGACCAGCGGTACAGGAGTCAAAAAATACGTCACCTTGGGTGCAGGGGATATCAAAGTCACTTTTCATTTGTGTCGCGTCAACCTGAACGTCAGTGTGGGTAACGAACTGATGGCCAAGATCGATGTGAAAGGTCAAATGGCGAATTACCCTATGGTCAAAAGTCAAATCCGAACCTTCTCGTTCGATGGCAAGACCACCTTGTGGACCGAAGACCAAATATTTACCGGCCGTCTTCCCGACCGCTTGGTCATCGGACTGCTGGATAGCAAAGCATTCAATGGGGATTTGGAGTATTACCCGTACGCCTTCCAAGATTTTGGAGTGAAGAGTATCCGTCAACTGGTGGGCGGAGAAGAATATCCCTATCCGACCTTGGAATTGAATGGCACCAATACGCGGAAAGACTGGTTGGGCTATCAACGTCTCTTGGAAACCAGTGGTTCCCTAGCGAATCATCGTCCTCACATGATCCAGCCAGGAGACTGGGGCTATGGCAAGAATTGCACGTTGTTCATGTTTAACAATGTACCTAGCGGTAATGCCGATTCACCGTATCATCGAAATCCCAAACAAAAAGGCAAACTGCGTCTGGAAATCCGATTTAATACCGCGCCCGACAAGAACATCACCATTTTGGTATTTGGCGAATTCGAAGACAACTTCCAAGCCGGTACCAACGGAAACGTCTTGTATCAAAAGTACGAGTGA
- the LOC137970143 gene encoding uncharacterized protein: protein MKALFHEVVGKRKLEASEPNTSKKARKEEASVPRADNSSSEYDPTDIVELSTLHQGHEEPFFSVGFRGFRGLWTQNLREACRSSQRSLYEKGIESKMKDLEAKYHTPENCPNLCVPKVNPELWHDLPRSSKTKDLALQEVQRGIVKATQPILTLLEDALVSLKVQEKIEPGTIVSKLADSVTFMCHASYKTSITRRETPKDVINSNYRSVCGQNTPLGKCLFGDELPKHIKDIAEVNKMSKKISSSQQGSSSSGKRYKDTYNRGSFQGRARKPYFLNYGGQYRSRYRRERPLGSKSSSKTTK, encoded by the coding sequence ATGAAAGCTCTGTTCCACGAAGTCGTGGGAAAGCGAAAACTCGAAGCTTCAGAGCCAAACACATCCAAGAAAGCGAGGAAAGAAGAAGCTTCTGTACCACGTGCTGACAACAGCTCATCAGAGTACGATCCGACAGACATAGTGGAGCTTAGTACTCTGCACCAAGGGCATGAAGAACCGTTTTTTTCCGTCGGTTTTCGAGGATTCAGAGGTCTGTGGACCCAAAATCTCAGAGAAGCTTGCCGCTCGAGTCAACGAAGCCTGTACGAAAAAGGTATCGAGTCGAAGATGAAAGATTTGGAGGCCAAATATCACACGCCTGAAAACTGCCCAAATCTCTGCGTTCCTAAAGTGAACCCAGAATTATGGCATGATTTGCCAAGGTCGTCCAAGACTAAGGACCTTGCCTTACAAGAAGTGCAGAGAGGAATAGTAAAAGCCACGCAACCCATCCTTACTTTACTAGAGGATGCTTTAGTATCTCTAAAAGTGCAGGAGAAAATTGAACCTGGCACTATTGTGTCTAAACTTGCAGATAGCGTGACCTTTATGTGTCACGCTAGCTATAAAACTTCTATTACCAGAAGGGAAACCCCAAAAGATGTCATCAATTCAAACTACCGTTCTGTCTGTGGCCAAAATACTCCTCTTGGCAAATGTTTGTTTGGGGATGAACTCCCCAAACACATCAAAGATATTGCAGAAGTCAACAAGATGTCCAAGAAGATAAGTTCAAGCCAACAAGGTAGTTCATCTTCTGGCAAACGATACAAAGACACCTATAACAGAGGATCATTCCAAGGCAGAGCAAGGAAGCCGTATTTTTTAAATTACGGAGGTCAATACCGCTCTCGTTACAGAAGGGAAAGACCTCTCGGTTCCAAGTCCTCgagcaaaacaacaaagtaa